In a single window of the Bacillota bacterium genome:
- the radC gene encoding DNA repair protein RadC, whose product MSTLLIRDLPESERPREKLLKYGAAALSNRELLALLLGTGTASESALQLAEKILVQARGLTGLVDMTVEELQQIKGVGPAKACVLLAAAELSFRLAEASRGSGPQVRSPRDAADLLMMEMKHLDREYFRIILLDTKHRVIDTPVISIGNLNSSIVHPRELFKECIRRSCCAVILVHNHPSGDPEPSSEDLEVTRRIVAAGRLLGINVLDHIIIGDNCFISLSERGLIRVGSDSPL is encoded by the coding sequence GTGTCCACTCTATTAATTCGTGATTTACCTGAATCGGAAAGACCACGGGAGAAGTTGTTGAAGTATGGTGCGGCGGCACTATCTAATCGAGAATTGTTGGCGTTGCTGTTGGGAACGGGAACAGCCAGCGAAAGTGCACTACAATTGGCAGAAAAGATACTGGTACAAGCTAGAGGACTAACGGGATTGGTCGATATGACCGTGGAGGAGCTGCAGCAGATTAAGGGTGTGGGCCCAGCCAAGGCATGCGTCCTTTTGGCGGCGGCGGAGTTGAGTTTTCGCTTGGCGGAGGCCAGTCGAGGTTCGGGTCCACAGGTGCGCTCGCCACGGGATGCCGCAGATCTCCTGATGATGGAGATGAAACATCTAGATCGAGAGTATTTCCGCATCATCTTACTGGATACTAAACACAGAGTGATTGACACTCCCGTCATTTCCATTGGCAATCTCAATTCTTCTATCGTTCATCCCCGAGAATTGTTCAAAGAATGTATCCGTCGCAGTTGTTGCGCGGTGATCCTGGTCCACAATCATCCCAGCGGTGATCCCGAACCTAGTTCCGAGGACTTGGAGGTGACCCGCCGGATCGTTGCCGCGGGCCGGTTGTTGGGGATTAACGTCTTGGATCATATTATTATCGGTGACAATTGCTTCATTAGTTTAAGTGAACGAGGTTTGATCAGGGTGGGGTCGGATAGCCCACTATAG
- a CDS encoding rod shape-determining protein, whose protein sequence is MFGLSKDMGIDLGTANSLVYVKGKGIVLQEPSVVAIERDSNEILAVGNEAKRMVGRTPGNIVAVRPMKDGVIADFDVTERMLRHFIGLASRKRGIFRPRVVVAVPSGVTEVEKRAVIDATLSAGAKDARLIEEPMAAAIGAGLPVQEPTGNMIVDIGGGTTEVAVISLGGIVSHRSIRIGGDDMDEAIVQHVRRTYNLLIGERTAEDIKHEVGTAHPAEAEDGVHKEVRGRDLVTGLPKTVAVTAKEIHEALAEPIASIVEAVKVTLERTPPELAADIMDKGIVMAGGGALLSGLDRLLSDETGMPVYLAEDPLTAVVIGTGTALEHFNVLQRVLITQKRLG, encoded by the coding sequence ATGTTTGGGCTCTCCAAAGATATGGGAATTGACCTGGGGACTGCTAACTCTTTGGTATACGTGAAGGGCAAGGGAATTGTACTGCAGGAGCCGTCGGTAGTGGCTATTGAGCGGGATAGCAACGAGATTCTGGCGGTGGGTAATGAAGCAAAACGAATGGTCGGTCGTACTCCCGGCAATATTGTCGCGGTGCGGCCGATGAAGGACGGAGTCATCGCCGACTTCGATGTCACGGAGCGAATGCTTCGGCACTTCATTGGGCTGGCCAGCCGCAAGCGGGGCATCTTTCGGCCCCGAGTGGTGGTGGCAGTACCCTCTGGGGTGACGGAAGTGGAGAAACGCGCGGTGATTGACGCGACACTGTCTGCGGGAGCAAAGGATGCACGGCTGATTGAAGAACCAATGGCCGCGGCCATTGGAGCGGGACTTCCTGTGCAGGAGCCCACGGGAAATATGATTGTTGATATCGGTGGCGGCACCACCGAGGTGGCGGTAATTTCCTTGGGTGGAATAGTGTCCCATCGCTCAATTCGGATCGGCGGAGACGACATGGATGAAGCCATCGTCCAGCATGTGCGGCGTACATACAATTTGCTCATCGGTGAGCGAACCGCCGAAGACATCAAGCACGAGGTGGGTACCGCCCATCCCGCGGAGGCCGAAGATGGTGTGCATAAAGAGGTCCGCGGTCGAGACCTGGTGACCGGATTGCCCAAGACCGTTGCTGTAACGGCCAAGGAAATCCATGAGGCCTTGGCGGAACCCATTGCGTCGATAGTAGAAGCGGTCAAGGTGACTTTGGAGCGAACGCCCCCGGAGTTGGCTGCCGACATTATGGACAAGGGTATCGTGATGGCCGGAGGAGGCGCGTTGTTGTCTGGTTTGGATCGGTTGCTGTCCGATGAGACCGGCATGCCGGTGTATTTGGCGGAAGATCCGTTAACCGCGGTGGTCATCGGGACAGGCACCGCCCTGGAGCATTTTAATGTCCTGCAACGTGTGTTGATTACCCAGAAACGACTGGGCTAA
- the mreC gene encoding rod shape-determining protein MreC, with amino-acid sequence MKWDLKRWRWVAVVVVILTIAATIYVTSYSRREITGVEALLRDFVAPVARGLTQAAQSIENFFGNLAEVSQLAAANRQLEEEIRQLEMQLAVSAGYERQVMILRRALSFRDNHRYEILAAEVVGQEPVNWHNFALINRGMKDGVRPGMAVVAPEGVVGQVRNVTARTAEVMLMLDSRSSIGGRLVDNGELVLVTGQSSQPESPVVRSLVRDSQLQEGDQVVTSGNSRIFPGGLLLGTVVDVTADPYGDNKTGVLEPGVDFSRLDVVFVLLSTDEGDEEEIEH; translated from the coding sequence TTGAAATGGGACTTGAAACGTTGGCGATGGGTAGCGGTTGTGGTAGTGATCTTGACCATAGCCGCTACCATTTACGTAACTAGTTATTCCCGCAGAGAAATTACCGGCGTTGAAGCTTTACTCCGGGACTTTGTCGCGCCCGTAGCCCGTGGATTGACCCAGGCGGCCCAAAGCATTGAGAACTTCTTTGGGAATCTAGCGGAGGTGTCCCAACTGGCGGCCGCCAATCGACAGCTAGAGGAAGAGATCCGGCAGCTGGAGATGCAGTTGGCCGTTAGTGCCGGATATGAGCGCCAGGTGATGATTCTGCGCCGGGCCCTCAGCTTCCGGGACAATCACCGATATGAGATACTGGCCGCGGAAGTGGTGGGACAAGAGCCGGTAAACTGGCACAACTTTGCTTTGATTAATCGGGGCATGAAGGACGGCGTGCGGCCGGGAATGGCCGTTGTGGCCCCGGAGGGAGTAGTGGGCCAGGTGCGCAACGTCACCGCCAGGACCGCGGAGGTAATGCTGATGCTGGACTCCCGCAGTTCCATTGGCGGCCGATTGGTGGATAACGGGGAATTGGTCTTGGTAACAGGACAATCCTCCCAACCGGAAAGCCCCGTGGTTCGCTCCCTAGTCCGGGATTCCCAACTGCAGGAGGGAGACCAGGTAGTTACCTCCGGAAACAGTCGGATTTTCCCTGGGGGACTTCTCCTGGGCACTGTAGTCGATGTGACCGCTGATCCCTATGGTGACAATAAGACCGGCGTTTTAGAGCCAGGAGTTGATTTTAGTCGTTTAGATGTGGTATTTGTCTTGCTATCTACCGATGAAGGGGACGAGGAGGAAATTGAACACTAG
- the mreD gene encoding rod shape-determining protein MreD yields MWFGSYLLLSLVAVLLQMTVFPTWFGPFRPDLITVITIGVALHRGPKLGAGAGIIGGMITDLLTGYFLGMAALTNGLVGWIIGLLEPKFFKDNMIVPILTVVAGTLVQQVGYWLLMMAFGRTLPLGYILTQVMGPVVLCNGLVAWPIFLLIRQVEDFLAEVQ; encoded by the coding sequence ATGTGGTTTGGTAGTTATCTTCTCTTGTCCTTGGTGGCTGTACTGCTGCAGATGACGGTGTTTCCCACCTGGTTTGGCCCCTTTCGCCCCGACCTAATTACCGTTATCACCATCGGCGTGGCTTTGCATCGCGGGCCCAAGCTCGGGGCCGGGGCAGGAATCATCGGAGGGATGATCACGGATTTATTGACGGGGTATTTCCTGGGCATGGCTGCCCTGACCAATGGGCTGGTGGGTTGGATCATTGGCCTTTTGGAACCGAAATTCTTTAAAGACAACATGATTGTGCCGATACTTACTGTAGTTGCCGGTACTTTGGTGCAGCAGGTGGGTTATTGGCTATTGATGATGGCCTTTGGCCGCACCCTACCCCTGGGTTACATTCTGACCCAGGTGATGGGACCGGTGGTCCTGTGCAATGGGCTTGTGGCATGGCCCATTTTTCTTTTAATTCGGCAGGTAGAGGATTTTCTCGCGGAAGTGCAGTGA
- the minC gene encoding septum site-determining protein MinC, with protein MILAIAPKSDFAAVIAALEAKLMTAKDFWRGATVTINSIPAQWTDREREQLLALLEQFEMVLKVSFAPVQSQAHTAGVLPNNDWHRAGNNALIVKRNLRSGQRIVHDGSLVVVGDVNPGAELVATGDIIILGTLRGMAHAGSQGDVTAVVMALSLQPMQLRIANYISRAPDGPMETPAFPEVARISGDRIAVQEYSPLLLFN; from the coding sequence TTGATCCTTGCTATAGCACCCAAGAGCGATTTTGCCGCAGTGATTGCAGCTCTGGAAGCGAAGTTAATGACAGCCAAGGACTTCTGGCGAGGAGCGACGGTGACCATTAACAGTATTCCCGCCCAGTGGACGGATCGGGAGCGGGAGCAACTCCTTGCTTTGCTGGAACAATTTGAGATGGTATTGAAGGTCAGCTTTGCTCCAGTCCAATCGCAAGCTCACACCGCAGGGGTGCTGCCGAATAACGATTGGCATCGGGCGGGAAACAACGCCCTGATCGTGAAACGAAATCTACGCTCGGGTCAAAGGATTGTCCATGACGGCAGTTTGGTGGTAGTGGGCGACGTCAATCCCGGGGCGGAGTTAGTGGCCACCGGCGATATTATCATTTTAGGTACCCTGCGGGGAATGGCCCATGCCGGTTCTCAAGGAGATGTCACCGCGGTGGTGATGGCCCTGAGTCTCCAGCCAATGCAGCTGCGAATCGCCAACTACATATCCCGGGCTCCCGATGGCCCCATGGAAACGCCGGCATTTCCCGAGGTTGCACGAATCAGCGGTGATCGAATTGCCGTTCAGGAGTATTCACCCCTATTGTTGTTCAACTAG
- the minD gene encoding septum site-determining protein MinD, translating to MPCKVITITSGKGGVGKTTTTANIGTGLAMAGHQVCLIDADIGLRNLDVVLGLENRIVYDITHVAAEQCRLKQALIRDKRTQNLFLLPAPQTKEKDAISPEEMRSVVDMLREEFDYILVDSPAGIEHGFRNAIAGADAAIVVTTPEVAAVRDADRIIGLLEAAEIREHWLVLNRVRPDMVRRGDMMGQEDVLEFLAIDLLGVVPDDENIIVSTNRGEPVILESKSKSGQAYRNIVRRIKGEDVPFMSLEEDSFLQRIKRVIAGYSS from the coding sequence ATGCCTTGTAAGGTGATAACCATAACCAGTGGCAAGGGTGGAGTGGGCAAGACTACCACCACTGCGAACATCGGTACCGGTCTGGCCATGGCCGGCCATCAAGTCTGTTTAATTGACGCGGATATTGGGCTGCGTAATCTCGATGTGGTATTGGGATTGGAAAATAGGATTGTCTATGACATCACCCATGTGGCCGCAGAGCAGTGCCGCCTAAAGCAGGCACTGATTAGGGACAAGCGTACCCAGAATCTGTTTCTCCTACCGGCGCCCCAGACCAAGGAAAAGGACGCGATTAGTCCCGAGGAGATGCGGTCAGTAGTGGATATGCTCCGGGAAGAATTTGACTACATCCTCGTCGACTCTCCGGCTGGGATTGAACACGGATTTCGCAATGCCATTGCCGGGGCCGATGCTGCCATTGTTGTCACTACTCCCGAAGTTGCTGCCGTCCGGGATGCAGATCGAATTATCGGGCTTCTGGAAGCAGCAGAGATCCGAGAACATTGGCTGGTACTCAATCGGGTCCGTCCCGACATGGTCAGACGGGGCGATATGATGGGACAAGAGGACGTCCTGGAGTTTTTGGCCATTGACTTGTTGGGAGTAGTTCCCGACGACGAGAATATTATTGTGTCCACCAACAGGGGCGAACCGGTGATCCTCGAATCCAAGAGCAAGTCTGGACAAGCCTATCGCAACATTGTTCGCAGGATTAAGGGAGAGGACGTGCCCTTCATGTCCCTTGAGGAGGACTCTTTCCTGCAGCGGATCAAACGGGTCATCGCCGGGTACAGCAGCTAA
- the minE gene encoding cell division topological specificity factor MinE has product MFDFFRQLWDKEERAARGSKQAAKERLQLILVHDRADISPQLLDSLKEELIAVISKYMEIDDEGFAVDLKHCDSSVALVANIPVLKLKRSGESPSR; this is encoded by the coding sequence GTGTTCGATTTTTTCCGACAGCTTTGGGACAAAGAGGAGAGGGCGGCGAGGGGATCCAAACAGGCAGCCAAGGAACGGCTGCAGCTGATCCTGGTACACGATCGTGCCGACATTTCGCCGCAGTTACTGGACTCTCTCAAAGAAGAATTAATCGCAGTGATCTCTAAGTATATGGAGATCGATGACGAGGGCTTTGCTGTCGATCTTAAGCACTGCGACAGTTCCGTAGCCTTGGTGGCTAATATACCCGTGCTGAAGCTGAAACGTTCCGGTGAGAGCCCATCCCGGTAG
- the rodA gene encoding rod shape-determining protein RodA gives MGGLLVLVDKKLLRNVDWVLVATILLLIGFGMIVIYSATNRTIGPLIGSPFYHVRRQLVTAMVGIAGAVVVASVDYRVFGRYYRAIYFATLGMLVLVLIVGNTVKGTTGWLRFGSLGGIQPAELAKLAIIITLARYLELKENIESWRDLVGPFVLVGVTMGLILLQPDFGTALVFVGILFGMLWVAGAPARYLVTIALSGLTVFTVAAILTKQGYLTILKPHQLDRLLVFLDPYAYRTGAGWNVIQSMIAIGSGGFFGKGMFAGSQTQLNFLPEHHTDFIFSVVGEEYGFIGTLCLLGLFALLLQRGLKVVQSSKDRFGALLATGIVSMFLFHILINVGMTLGIMPVTGIPLPFISFGGSSLLTNLLACGLLVGVHMRRQKILF, from the coding sequence ATGGGAGGGTTGTTGGTGCTGGTGGACAAGAAGCTGTTGCGCAACGTGGATTGGGTCTTGGTGGCGACGATCCTACTATTAATTGGCTTTGGGATGATTGTGATCTACAGTGCCACCAACCGTACCATAGGCCCTCTTATCGGCTCTCCCTTCTACCATGTCCGGCGCCAATTGGTGACGGCGATGGTAGGAATAGCTGGGGCGGTGGTAGTAGCTTCCGTGGACTATCGGGTTTTTGGCCGGTACTATCGGGCCATCTACTTTGCTACCTTGGGAATGTTGGTCTTAGTCTTAATTGTCGGTAACACCGTCAAGGGCACCACGGGATGGCTGCGCTTTGGCTCCTTGGGAGGAATTCAGCCTGCGGAGTTGGCCAAGCTGGCGATAATTATTACCCTGGCCCGGTACTTGGAGCTGAAGGAGAATATCGAGTCCTGGCGGGATTTGGTAGGTCCCTTTGTCCTAGTAGGGGTGACCATGGGCTTGATTTTGCTGCAACCGGACTTTGGAACGGCCCTAGTCTTTGTCGGTATTCTCTTTGGGATGTTGTGGGTGGCCGGGGCTCCTGCTCGGTACCTGGTAACCATTGCCCTCAGCGGATTAACGGTCTTTACCGTGGCAGCCATTCTCACCAAACAGGGGTATTTGACCATCCTCAAGCCCCACCAATTGGATCGGCTGCTGGTGTTTTTGGACCCCTACGCCTATCGGACTGGGGCCGGTTGGAATGTAATTCAGTCGATGATCGCCATCGGGTCCGGTGGTTTCTTTGGTAAAGGGATGTTTGCAGGGTCCCAGACCCAGCTGAATTTCCTACCGGAACATCACACAGATTTCATCTTCTCCGTTGTCGGTGAGGAGTATGGGTTTATCGGCACCCTCTGTCTCTTAGGGTTATTTGCGCTGTTGTTGCAGCGGGGGCTGAAGGTGGTCCAATCCTCTAAGGATCGCTTCGGGGCCCTGTTGGCGACGGGAATTGTATCGATGTTTTTGTTTCATATTCTGATCAATGTGGGGATGACCCTGGGGATTATGCCGGTAACGGGAATTCCCCTGCCCTTTATTAGTTTTGGGGGCAGTTCCCTGTTAACTAACCTGTTGGCCTGTGGCTTGTTGGTTGGGGTCCACATGCGAAGGCAGAAGATCCTCTTTTGA
- a CDS encoding peptidase M50 encodes MIVGKILGIRLRLNWFFLLLLGLTWWVGILPQILLLFAIVLLHEFAHGLAARGFGLKVEEVELLPFGGVARISDPLEHDPGVEATVAIVGPMTNFFLALCGVMIRPYLDSEPLVEYFIQANLILGGFNLIPALPLDGGRILRAYLTPRLGWRQATEQAVRLAKVISVILVLLGIALLYTNQVNVSLIVIAFFVFFAADREKNLAPYTFIRYLVGKKEELTQQGVMSAEPLVAQAHVPVREVVRKFGPKRYHLVAVIDAEGRVEQVLSEWEVLDVFLERGVDIPVGEAKPPSQ; translated from the coding sequence ATGATCGTTGGCAAGATACTGGGAATTAGGCTGCGCCTCAATTGGTTTTTTCTCCTGTTGCTGGGGTTAACCTGGTGGGTGGGAATCCTGCCCCAGATCCTGCTGCTCTTTGCCATCGTGTTGCTCCACGAATTCGCCCATGGGCTGGCAGCCAGGGGGTTTGGGCTCAAGGTGGAGGAAGTGGAGCTGCTTCCCTTTGGCGGAGTAGCAAGGATTTCCGATCCCTTGGAACATGATCCGGGAGTGGAGGCCACCGTTGCTATTGTAGGACCTATGACCAATTTCTTTCTTGCTCTCTGTGGAGTGATGATTCGGCCCTATCTCGATTCTGAGCCCCTGGTGGAGTATTTTATTCAGGCCAATTTGATTCTCGGCGGTTTTAACCTGATTCCCGCGCTGCCCCTGGATGGGGGCAGGATTCTGCGGGCATATTTAACCCCAAGGCTTGGGTGGCGGCAGGCGACGGAGCAGGCGGTACGCCTAGCTAAGGTGATCAGTGTTATTCTTGTCCTGTTAGGGATTGCTCTGCTTTATACCAATCAGGTGAATGTCAGCTTGATTGTCATTGCCTTTTTTGTGTTTTTTGCCGCGGATCGAGAAAAGAACCTGGCTCCCTACACCTTTATTCGCTATCTGGTGGGAAAAAAGGAGGAGTTGACCCAACAGGGGGTGATGTCTGCCGAGCCCTTGGTGGCCCAGGCCCACGTTCCCGTCAGAGAGGTAGTGAGGAAATTCGGTCCCAAAAGGTATCATTTGGTAGCGGTGATCGATGCCGAGGGCCGAGTAGAGCAAGTGTTGAGCGAATGGGAGGTGCTCGATGTTTTCCTGGAACGGGGAGTCGACATTCCTGTGGGAGAGGCCAAACCCCCTAGCCAATGA